The Dehalobacter sp. DCM sequence TCTTTGTGGCAGGACCTCCGCGGCACTTGAAAATGCAGATATGGTCCACTCTTATGCCATTAAAGCCAGTAACGCCTTCACCTATGGCCATGCTCTGGCAAGGCTACTGGATGAGTTAACTGAACCTATTATTGTAGGTCACAAGTGTATAGCATGGGGTCCAATGAAGATGGATCAGCCTGTCATTTGGGGGATAAAATTAAACTAGATATGAGGGATATGTAAGATATATAGAAAATGGATATCTTCACTTGTCAAACTAGCCTTGAATAATTCTAAGAAGCAAATAGACCAGAAATGTATTGTTCATAAGACTTAGGGATGCAGGTTATCTTAAATAATTACAATTGAGGTAGTTATAAGTTATAAGTTATAACTTATAACTTATATGGTAAATAAAGTAACTGAAGTTTCGCACCCCTCAAAACCCTTGTATCTCTAATTTAAAGGTATCCTAATGCCAGTGGTTCCTTCTGATTATTACCGATTAACTGGCATTTTTAAGGGCTATAAGCTGATTACTAAGAAAAGAATTCTCAAATAGTTCTTTCAAATGTTCATATTCACTGGAATTCCTAAATTCCAAAATGTCCACTAAACCAGACTTGGCGATGCTGGTGATCACCACTTGCAGCAAATCATCAAATAATTCCCAGAGCCGCTCCGCTACATTCTTCTCTATGAGTTCGTCCTTGATTTCCGCAAATAATCCTTCTAAGGATTCGTAGGCGTTTACTCGTCGAAAATAGGCTAGGAGTGTATAGAGGAGATAGCAGGTCGTGATATGGGCAATCTGCGCATCGAAATCCCTCGATTGACAAGTCCCGAGCTTCAAATGCTGCTTGGCTTCCTTAAAAAAGACTTCGATGGTCCAACGGATACTGTAAATCTCCAACATACTCAATAAACTAAGAGATATATCCGTCGAGAGGAACAGTCTAAATTTCTTTTGATAGGGAAACCGGCAAAAATACAGTTTGATTTGTCCGATTCCTTCATAATCAACAAGGACTTCGAAATAACGGATATTCCGTTTCCTACAGCGTTTTTCGTTTCCCTCACTTTTGAGGACCGATTTTAATTGGCTGGCATTAAGGGAAGTCTCTTTGTAGCGATACTTCCTCGTATCTTGCCGAACACCACAGACCAAATGCATCGATTTTTTGTCTAATCCTCGAATCGTTTGAATGAACTCGTAACTGCTGAACCAGCTGTCAACCAGGACATATTTAGCCTTAAACCCCTGTTTTACCGCCCGTTTTATCATATCCAGACCGTTCGAAATTTTGCTAACATGGCATTCTCTGATCCGTTTAGCCCCAGCAGATTTGGGGTCTCGTTGCTTTTTGAACCGTTCTTTACGGTGCCTTGCCTTTTTTAAGGGCTTTTCCACTTGTAAAGTGAAGTCTATAGGCGTGAGGCTTTTACCATCGAAGAAACCAAGGGTTAAATTTTTAAAGCCTAATTTGCTACCTTTCTTCCCTGCAACATGGTCAAACACCTGGGTCATTTGTTCAATTCTTCGACCTGTCTT is a genomic window containing:
- a CDS encoding IS4 family transposase; protein product: MRKPVKEIENVLQNHGYSINNIICEVMKTFKLKTLCRKVGFLKQDGYSSAEILSLMLMLPLMLLKSVHALYKSDFQKVTTMKKDSIYRLKNNEKMPWRALLIGISKQFQRLVNPTNEVDEKSAFILDDTTLAKTGRRIEQMTQVFDHVAGKKGSKLGFKNLTLGFFDGKSLTPIDFTLQVEKPLKKARHRKERFKKQRDPKSAGAKRIRECHVSKISNGLDMIKRAVKQGFKAKYVLVDSWFSSYEFIQTIRGLDKKSMHLVCGVRQDTRKYRYKETSLNASQLKSVLKSEGNEKRCRKRNIRYFEVLVDYEGIGQIKLYFCRFPYQKKFRLFLSTDISLSLLSMLEIYSIRWTIEVFFKEAKQHLKLGTCQSRDFDAQIAHITTCYLLYTLLAYFRRVNAYESLEGLFAEIKDELIEKNVAERLWELFDDLLQVVITSIAKSGLVDILEFRNSSEYEHLKELFENSFLSNQLIALKNAS